The Chlorogloeopsis sp. ULAP01 genome window below encodes:
- the accC gene encoding acetyl-CoA carboxylase biotin carboxylase subunit translates to MKFDKILIANRGEIALRILRACEEMGIATVAVHSTVDRNALHVQLADEAVCIGDPASSKSYLNIPNIIAAALTRNASAIHPGYGFLAENARFAEICADHHIAFIGPSPEAIRLMGDKSTAKETMQKAGVPTVPGSEGLLESEKEGLAIAKKIGYPVMIKATAGGGGRGMRLVRSENEFVKCFQAAAGEAGAAFGNSGVYLEKFIERPRHIEFQVLADNYGNVIHLGERDCSIQRRNQKLLEEAPSPALDLDLREKMGQAAVKAAQFINYTGAGTIEFLLDKSGNFYFMEMNTRIQVEHPVTEMITGVDLVVEQIRVAQGERLKLTQDKVVLRGHAIECRINAEDPDHDFRPSPGRISGYLPPGGPGVRIDSHVYTDYQIPPYYDSLIGKLIVWGPDRSTAITRMKRALRECAITGLPTTIGFHQKIMENPQFLQGNIYTNFVQELQS, encoded by the coding sequence ATGAAGTTTGACAAGATATTAATTGCTAATCGGGGAGAAATCGCGCTTCGCATTCTCCGGGCTTGTGAAGAAATGGGAATTGCGACTGTCGCGGTACACTCAACCGTTGACCGTAATGCGCTCCACGTCCAACTTGCTGATGAAGCGGTTTGCATTGGCGATCCTGCCAGTAGTAAAAGTTATTTGAATATTCCCAATATTATTGCTGCCGCCTTAACTCGTAATGCCAGTGCTATTCATCCCGGCTATGGTTTTTTAGCAGAAAATGCTCGATTTGCAGAAATTTGTGCCGATCATCACATTGCTTTTATCGGCCCTTCTCCGGAAGCAATCCGGTTGATGGGTGATAAATCAACAGCCAAAGAAACGATGCAAAAGGCAGGAGTACCAACAGTACCGGGAAGTGAAGGGTTGCTGGAGTCAGAAAAAGAAGGATTAGCGATCGCCAAAAAAATTGGTTACCCTGTCATGATTAAGGCTACAGCTGGTGGCGGTGGTCGGGGTATGCGCTTAGTGCGATCGGAAAACGAATTTGTGAAATGTTTTCAAGCAGCTGCTGGCGAAGCAGGAGCAGCATTTGGTAACTCTGGAGTATATCTAGAAAAATTTATCGAACGTCCCCGTCACATAGAATTTCAAGTTTTGGCGGATAACTATGGCAATGTTATCCACCTGGGTGAACGAGATTGCTCAATTCAGCGCCGCAACCAAAAGCTGCTAGAAGAAGCACCCAGCCCCGCCCTAGACTTAGACTTACGAGAAAAGATGGGACAAGCAGCAGTAAAAGCAGCTCAGTTCATCAACTATACGGGAGCCGGAACAATTGAGTTTCTCCTAGATAAATCTGGAAATTTTTACTTTATGGAAATGAATACGCGGATTCAAGTTGAGCATCCAGTAACCGAAATGATTACTGGAGTAGACTTGGTTGTTGAACAAATCCGTGTTGCTCAAGGAGAAAGACTAAAGCTGACTCAGGATAAAGTGGTTTTAAGAGGACATGCGATCGAATGCCGAATCAATGCCGAAGATCCCGATCATGACTTTCGCCCTTCTCCTGGAAGGATAAGTGGTTATCTACCGCCTGGAGGCCCTGGAGTGAGAATTGACTCCCATGTTTATACTGATTATCAGATTCCTCCATATTATGATTCTCTCATTGGTAAGTTAATAGTTTGGGGGCCAGACCGTTCTACAGCCATTACGCGCATGAAACGAGCACTGCGCGAATGTGCAATTACAGGACTACCCACCACCATCGGATTCCATCAAAAAATTATGGAAAACCCACAATTTCTACAGGGTAATATCTATACTAATTTCGTGCAAGAACTTCAAAGCTAG
- a CDS encoding chorismate lyase: protein MTATFAQTNNLTLPTGWHRLTPIWQGGEEVIQQGLPHAQLAPAWQLLLLGDGSPTRHLQLLTSEPTEVDVIDMSLIGMDLDGAPELIKAVPGPRLRRQVWLRTASGQRLAYATSWWEASHVDEYLQNRSLPIWASLARLRTELYRDIQGLYYGYSDGLESGFDEKGPFWGRHYLFWHHGQPLTLIYEVFSPYLTKYLGSTQSA, encoded by the coding sequence TTGACTGCTACTTTTGCACAAACAAACAACTTAACGTTGCCTACGGGTTGGCACCGCCTAACTCCCATCTGGCAAGGAGGGGAGGAAGTTATTCAACAAGGTTTGCCACACGCTCAATTAGCTCCGGCTTGGCAATTGCTACTTTTAGGCGATGGTTCCCCAACGAGACACTTACAATTGCTCACGAGTGAGCCAACAGAAGTGGATGTTATTGATATGTCATTGATTGGCATGGATTTGGATGGTGCTCCTGAGTTGATTAAAGCCGTGCCAGGGCCAAGACTACGGCGACAAGTCTGGCTGCGTACTGCCTCTGGTCAAAGATTGGCTTATGCTACCTCATGGTGGGAGGCTTCCCATGTAGATGAGTATTTACAAAATCGTTCATTGCCTATTTGGGCTAGTCTAGCTCGTCTACGTACAGAGCTATATCGAGATATCCAAGGTCTTTATTATGGTTATTCGGATGGATTGGAGTCTGGTTTCGATGAAAAAGGCCCATTTTGGGGACGCCATTATTTGTTTTGGCATCATGGACAGCCCTTGACTTTAATTTATGAAGTCTTTTCGCCTTATTTAACAAAATATTTGGGATCGACACAGTCAGCTTGA
- a CDS encoding DUF3352 domain-containing protein has product MALPVLSVSSMKKKKKPSLVLTLSSAGLLIGGGVAAYWLLAQGQLFSRNLPVGANIIPQDALFAVSLTTDPAQWQQLREFGTQETQAELDRYLVQLRDRFINSKGYDFQKDIKPWVGEQVTIAIMAPQASKPTLKPIATNGSIANQQSLVVVLPIKNQQKAQSILAQPKTLKGGEWSERTYEGIAIKEKNSTSGENLSAAVINGRFLVLADDSKTIEQAIQAYKNRTSLATSAGFTDNFPKIASSQPFAQYYVNVPYSAKIAAASGNRHLPAQVLAQLQNNQGLAGTVSLDSQGIRVKGVSWLNPNSQRVLAVENKAGNMQNRVPSETLMMLSGGNLQRFWADYVSTSQGNPLSPIAPEQLRGGVKSLVNLDLERDLLSWMSGEFSVSVIPNTPNSSSDDFRASLLFMVQARDRARAETSLKQLDEVMKTQYQFQIQQATVAGKPIVNWIGPLGTLTATHGWLDGDVAFLALGAPISDRIIPKPNNALASNLLFQATVPLEKNPKNSQFFLDVERTAKNFPLPTLLPNQQAWLKATRSIGITTTIEDSRTNRYEIILGLKKTGKPASNSSLNNPTSFVTPLPTLPKASSIPLPATPPSP; this is encoded by the coding sequence ATGGCGCTGCCCGTCCTATCTGTTTCGTCGATGAAGAAGAAAAAGAAACCATCTCTGGTACTCACACTCTCATCAGCTGGGTTATTAATTGGTGGTGGTGTGGCAGCATACTGGCTGTTAGCTCAGGGGCAACTATTTTCCAGAAATTTACCAGTGGGTGCAAATATAATCCCCCAAGATGCTTTATTTGCGGTTTCTCTGACTACTGATCCTGCTCAATGGCAGCAATTGCGGGAGTTTGGCACACAAGAAACTCAAGCCGAACTAGATCGATATCTAGTGCAGTTGCGCGATCGCTTTATCAATAGTAAAGGTTATGACTTTCAAAAAGATATCAAACCATGGGTTGGCGAGCAAGTAACGATTGCAATCATGGCTCCACAAGCAAGTAAACCCACTCTCAAACCCATAGCTACAAATGGAAGTATTGCTAATCAGCAGTCGTTAGTAGTGGTGCTGCCAATCAAAAATCAACAAAAAGCTCAGAGCATTTTAGCACAACCGAAAACACTCAAAGGAGGAGAATGGAGCGAGCGCACTTACGAAGGTATTGCCATCAAAGAAAAGAACTCAACATCTGGAGAAAATTTATCAGCAGCAGTAATCAATGGGCGTTTTCTGGTGCTTGCTGACGATTCTAAAACTATAGAACAAGCAATTCAAGCATATAAAAATAGAACATCCCTAGCTACAAGTGCAGGTTTTACGGATAACTTTCCCAAAATTGCTAGCTCTCAACCTTTTGCTCAATATTATGTGAATGTACCCTACTCTGCTAAGATTGCTGCCGCATCTGGTAACCGTCATTTACCCGCCCAAGTTTTAGCACAACTGCAAAATAACCAAGGTTTAGCAGGAACAGTTAGTCTGGATTCACAAGGAATACGTGTTAAGGGTGTTTCGTGGTTAAACCCTAATAGTCAGCGCGTATTAGCAGTTGAAAACAAAGCTGGGAATATGCAAAATCGCGTGCCATCTGAAACCTTGATGATGCTTTCTGGTGGTAACTTGCAACGTTTTTGGGCAGACTACGTTTCAACATCCCAAGGAAATCCGCTCTCGCCCATCGCACCCGAACAGTTACGCGGAGGCGTGAAATCTCTTGTGAATCTCGATTTAGAACGAGATTTATTGAGCTGGATGAGTGGAGAGTTTTCTGTTTCGGTAATTCCCAATACTCCCAACAGTTCATCAGACGATTTTCGTGCTTCTTTGCTGTTTATGGTACAAGCACGCGATCGCGCTCGTGCAGAAACTTCCTTAAAGCAGCTCGATGAAGTCATGAAAACTCAATACCAATTCCAGATTCAACAGGCAACAGTTGCTGGTAAGCCTATTGTTAACTGGATTGGGCCTTTAGGTACCTTAACTGCTACTCACGGTTGGTTAGATGGAGATGTTGCTTTCTTGGCATTGGGCGCTCCCATCAGCGATCGAATTATCCCAAAACCTAACAATGCATTAGCTAGTAATCTTTTATTCCAAGCAACAGTTCCCTTAGAAAAAAATCCTAAAAATAGCCAGTTTTTCTTGGATGTGGAACGTACCGCCAAAAATTTTCCGTTACCAACTCTGTTGCCAAATCAACAAGCATGGTTAAAAGCAACACGCTCGATTGGCATAACAACTACAATCGAGGATAGTCGTACTAATCGTTACGAAATTATTTTAGGACTCAAAAAAACTGGAAAACCAGCCTCCAATAGTTCCCTAAACAATCCCACCTCTTTTGTTACTCCTTTGCCGACTCTACCTAAGGCTTCTAGCATACCCTTACCTGCAACACCACCATCTCCCTAA
- the ccsB gene encoding c-type cytochrome biogenesis protein CcsB: protein MNLVELQNWLDNASFAILFITMLVYWFGAAFGNVPYLPILGTAGMAIANLCIATLLGARWLEAGYFPLSNLYESLFFLAWGITTIHLIAENSSRSRLVGVVTAPVAMGITAFATLTLPAEMQVAEPLVPALKSNWLMMHVSVMMLSYAALMVGSLLAIAFLVVTRGQEIQLQGSSVGTGGYRSNGFRLQKAGELVSQSSTVAVENNGLARYESNTNGKTAVLDLVTASEPQTVTSGEPLSPQRLSLAETLDNISYRVIGLGFPLLTIGIIAGAVWANEAWGSYWSWDPKETWALITWLVFAAYLHARITRGWQGRRPAILAASGFVVVWVCYLGVNLLGKGLHSYGWFF from the coding sequence ATGAATCTGGTTGAACTCCAGAACTGGTTAGATAATGCCTCCTTTGCCATCCTCTTTATAACGATGCTAGTTTATTGGTTTGGGGCGGCTTTTGGAAACGTGCCATATTTACCGATTTTGGGAACGGCAGGGATGGCGATCGCTAATTTGTGCATCGCAACTTTGTTAGGAGCACGATGGTTAGAGGCTGGCTATTTTCCTCTCAGCAATTTGTATGAATCTCTATTTTTCTTAGCTTGGGGAATCACAACCATCCATTTGATTGCTGAAAACAGCAGCCGCAGTCGTTTGGTAGGAGTTGTTACTGCCCCAGTTGCGATGGGCATTACTGCTTTTGCTACCCTCACACTACCAGCAGAAATGCAAGTAGCAGAACCATTAGTACCTGCATTGAAATCAAATTGGTTGATGATGCACGTCAGCGTCATGATGTTGAGTTATGCGGCTTTGATGGTAGGTTCACTGTTGGCGATCGCTTTCCTCGTCGTTACCCGTGGGCAAGAGATCCAACTCCAAGGTAGTTCTGTTGGTACTGGTGGTTATCGCAGCAACGGCTTCCGCTTACAAAAAGCAGGTGAACTAGTTTCTCAATCCTCAACAGTGGCAGTAGAAAATAATGGCTTGGCTCGTTATGAAAGTAACACTAACGGTAAAACTGCTGTTTTAGATTTAGTTACTGCTTCTGAGCCTCAAACAGTAACCTCTGGTGAACCCCTTTCACCTCAACGCCTTAGCCTTGCTGAAACCTTAGATAATATCAGCTATCGAGTCATCGGACTTGGATTTCCTCTATTGACGATTGGTATTATTGCTGGTGCTGTTTGGGCTAACGAAGCTTGGGGTTCTTACTGGAGTTGGGATCCTAAAGAAACTTGGGCATTAATTACCTGGTTAGTTTTTGCAGCATACCTCCACGCCCGCATTACTCGTGGTTGGCAAGGGCGTCGCCCTGCAATTTTAGCTGCTAGTGGTTTTGTTGTAGTCTGGGTTTGCTATTTAGGGGTGAATCTTTTGGGTAAGGGTTTACACTCATACGGTTGGTTTTTTTAG
- the tilS gene encoding tRNA lysidine(34) synthetase TilS, protein MLWTPLHAKIHRTIRSRHLFERNQRLLVAVSGGQDSLCLIKLLLDLQAKWGWHLGIAHCDHRWRTDSQANAQHVESLAKTWEIPFYLATIETQDLPSLQSEAAARNWRYQALSAIAQQHNYNCIITGHTASDRAETLLYNLIRGTGADGLQALTWRRSLIGDIVLVRPLLELTRTETERFCQENQLPIWEDSTNQDLKYARNRIRQELIPYLREHFNPQAESALAQTAELLQAEVEYLEKAAQKLREEVMSEEEKDAKKLSEILYVSPCPPVPTSSSPLPLKLNRHILRKAPLALQRRVMRQVLQQILADAPNFEQIEKLTALITAPNRSQTDPFPGGAIAQVQGDWIWIGK, encoded by the coding sequence ATGTTATGGACTCCCCTACACGCAAAAATCCATCGCACTATTCGCTCACGTCACCTATTTGAACGTAACCAGCGTTTATTAGTTGCTGTATCTGGTGGACAAGATTCCTTGTGTTTAATTAAATTACTATTAGATTTACAAGCCAAATGGGGATGGCATTTAGGTATAGCTCATTGCGATCATCGCTGGCGTACCGACTCGCAAGCAAATGCCCAACACGTAGAAAGTTTAGCTAAAACTTGGGAAATTCCCTTTTATTTAGCAACTATAGAGACGCAAGATCTGCCATCTTTACAAAGTGAAGCTGCTGCACGTAACTGGCGCTATCAAGCTTTAAGTGCGATCGCTCAACAACATAATTACAACTGCATTATCACAGGACATACAGCAAGCGATCGGGCAGAAACCCTACTTTATAACTTAATTCGCGGCACTGGCGCTGATGGCTTGCAAGCTTTAACCTGGCGACGTTCGCTAATTGGTGACATTGTGCTAGTGCGTCCCCTGTTAGAATTGACTCGCACAGAAACAGAAAGATTTTGTCAAGAAAATCAGTTGCCAATATGGGAAGATTCTACCAATCAAGATTTGAAGTATGCTCGTAACCGCATTCGCCAAGAGCTAATACCATATTTACGCGAGCATTTTAACCCTCAAGCTGAATCAGCTTTAGCCCAAACAGCAGAACTACTGCAAGCAGAAGTCGAATATTTAGAAAAAGCTGCCCAAAAGTTAAGAGAAGAAGTGATGAGTGAAGAAGAGAAAGACGCAAAGAAGTTATCAGAAATTCTCTACGTGTCTCCGTGTCCCCCCGTCCCCACGTCATCTTCCCCTCTTCCTCTCAAATTAAATCGTCACATCTTACGAAAAGCACCACTCGCTTTACAACGTCGTGTGATGCGACAGGTATTGCAACAAATACTTGCAGATGCTCCCAACTTCGAGCAAATAGAAAAACTCACGGCTTTAATTACAGCGCCCAATCGATCGCAAACCGATCCATTTCCTGGTGGTGCGATCGCCCAAGTACAAGGCGATTGGATCTGGATTGGGAAGTAG
- the hmpF gene encoding pilus motility taxis protein HmpF has product MLYLAEVQKQKGSLLTGAGKTELKLLACQRTDQSWSTVSEDVIAAEEASKLNDGALILVEMTPQRQVQRIQEAGRPLVNILQNFSRQLEKIKVKEEEIDQWKESLTFQAQELNRRELEIETRLEQLENMEDEFQRLETQKQVVETSCAEMEKLREEVERNRQELEGAWEHLRGEQRRLEESQANLQQGKMLDEQQSRLVNELLDRLSGNVAPTETVREHLQLALEMLEKQQSLLNSHWEKLEQQKIAVGEQQAEVDRLSQVLPERQNEWQQAQDSLEQQIAQLRMNTVSLNCKQEYAYQLKKQLRHQEELYQQIQFLAAMSGDGFTSQEVDVAALEKMPLEELHKIVQDLQGKLNIDFNFVKEQEQEFKDKQETIEELQRKINQTSKTERSALEVELADEKDHYQMLNETLVGQRRHLLDCRGLLKQHKAVLLNRQEQVYAYLQEDKLDFNSILLQLEKQRQRQSEALQNLEREIEQIQASIEQTQEIIEQQTQQQQTKRQELQMMEQDLLSLRTATAECSGRVNLYQEALQPIQDSLDGLRQKLQGITEVQQTGDDQLQVINQIRQVFVDLISQPQLAAN; this is encoded by the coding sequence GTGCTGTATTTAGCAGAAGTACAAAAACAGAAAGGCAGTTTACTTACTGGTGCTGGCAAAACAGAATTAAAACTGTTAGCTTGTCAGCGAACAGACCAAAGTTGGAGTACCGTATCAGAAGACGTAATCGCTGCTGAGGAAGCCAGTAAATTAAATGATGGCGCACTTATATTGGTGGAAATGACTCCTCAGCGTCAAGTGCAGCGGATTCAAGAGGCGGGGCGTCCGTTAGTAAATATTTTGCAGAATTTTTCTCGTCAGTTGGAAAAAATTAAAGTCAAAGAAGAAGAAATTGATCAGTGGAAAGAATCACTCACGTTTCAAGCACAGGAACTTAATCGTCGCGAACTAGAAATTGAGACGCGCTTGGAACAATTAGAAAACATGGAAGATGAGTTTCAACGCTTGGAGACACAAAAGCAAGTAGTTGAGACATCTTGTGCAGAAATGGAAAAGTTGCGAGAAGAAGTTGAGCGCAACCGTCAAGAGCTAGAAGGAGCTTGGGAACATTTGCGGGGTGAGCAGCGCCGCCTAGAAGAGTCTCAAGCAAATTTACAGCAGGGAAAGATGCTGGATGAACAGCAAAGCCGTCTAGTTAATGAATTACTAGATCGGCTCTCTGGCAACGTTGCTCCTACAGAAACAGTGCGGGAACATCTGCAATTAGCATTGGAAATGCTGGAAAAGCAACAGTCCCTTCTCAACTCTCATTGGGAAAAACTGGAGCAGCAAAAAATAGCGGTTGGCGAACAACAAGCAGAAGTAGATCGCTTGTCACAAGTTTTACCTGAGCGTCAAAACGAATGGCAACAAGCGCAAGATTCTCTAGAACAGCAAATAGCACAGTTGAGGATGAATACAGTTAGTCTCAACTGTAAGCAAGAGTATGCTTATCAACTGAAAAAGCAATTGCGACACCAAGAAGAACTATACCAGCAGATTCAATTCTTGGCAGCAATGTCCGGTGATGGATTTACTAGCCAAGAAGTGGATGTGGCAGCTTTAGAAAAAATGCCTCTGGAAGAATTGCACAAGATAGTGCAGGACTTGCAGGGAAAATTAAATATAGACTTTAATTTTGTAAAAGAACAAGAACAAGAATTTAAAGATAAACAAGAAACTATAGAAGAACTACAAAGAAAGATAAATCAGACATCTAAAACTGAGCGGAGTGCATTAGAGGTTGAACTGGCAGACGAAAAAGATCACTACCAAATGCTAAACGAAACACTCGTTGGACAACGTCGCCATTTGCTTGACTGTCGAGGGCTGCTCAAACAACACAAAGCAGTACTGCTAAATCGGCAAGAACAGGTTTACGCCTACTTGCAAGAAGACAAATTGGATTTCAATTCTATACTGCTACAGCTCGAAAAGCAGCGACAACGACAGTCAGAAGCACTGCAAAACTTGGAACGAGAAATTGAGCAGATTCAGGCTAGTATTGAACAAACCCAGGAAATAATAGAACAACAGACTCAACAGCAACAGACAAAGCGCCAAGAACTGCAAATGATGGAGCAAGATTTGTTGTCTTTGCGAACTGCTACTGCGGAATGTTCAGGCAGAGTGAATTTATATCAAGAGGCTTTACAACCAATTCAGGATTCTCTTGATGGATTGCGGCAGAAGTTACAAGGCATTACTGAAGTCCAACAAACAGGTGATGATCAGCTTCAGGTTATTAACCAGATACGTCAGGTTTTTGTGGATTTGATCTCTCAACCGCAATTAGCAGCAAATTAG
- a CDS encoding response regulator, translating into MQGNLNEIDIRSILQLIELGQRTGQLFVEIHSDYKCSGLCVDEIDRHHDCGDRQFWFVFFLNGQIIYAANGDNSLSRLSDNLRHYQIKVQLDERELNQIRAINALEYAYLWMLLEQNIINPTQARSIIHSLVHETLFDLLNLQQGNFIFEVGSALTPQLTTLEIAPALTEMIKQVQNWKLLYPHIQSPDQIPVIADIVNLRSSLPAVTVNKLQRWADGKTSLRQLARYLNRDIVTLAKAIHPYIQQGWVQLLTHKSEKIPNLEENRKRCILCIDDAITICTAVESILRNQGYEAISQRDPLEALSLIFKLKPDLILCDITMPDLDGYEICAMLRHSQAFRQVPIIMLTAKEGFFDRVKAKMVGATDYLTKPFGNNELVILVEKYLLPFCIKSNKRDTPLVDSVKDRVKILSQN; encoded by the coding sequence ATGCAAGGAAATTTAAATGAAATTGATATTCGTAGTATCCTGCAATTGATTGAGTTGGGGCAACGCACTGGACAATTATTTGTAGAAATCCATAGTGACTACAAATGCTCCGGATTATGTGTAGATGAAATAGACAGACATCATGATTGCGGCGATCGCCAGTTTTGGTTTGTTTTTTTTCTCAACGGTCAAATTATTTATGCAGCTAATGGCGATAACAGTCTATCGCGTTTGAGTGATAATTTGCGCCACTATCAAATTAAAGTACAACTCGATGAACGAGAACTAAATCAGATAAGAGCTATAAATGCACTCGAATATGCATACCTATGGATGTTGTTAGAGCAAAATATCATTAATCCAACCCAAGCTCGCAGTATAATCCACAGCTTGGTGCATGAGACTCTCTTCGATCTACTGAATTTACAGCAAGGTAACTTTATTTTTGAGGTGGGTTCGGCACTGACTCCGCAATTAACTACTCTAGAGATTGCCCCCGCACTGACTGAGATGATCAAGCAGGTGCAAAATTGGAAGTTACTGTATCCTCATATTCAATCTCCCGATCAAATTCCCGTCATCGCTGACATAGTTAATCTACGCTCTTCACTACCAGCAGTAACTGTAAATAAGCTACAGCGTTGGGCAGATGGTAAAACTTCTCTGCGTCAATTAGCTCGCTATCTGAATCGAGATATTGTGACATTAGCTAAAGCTATACATCCTTACATCCAACAAGGTTGGGTACAATTACTGACACATAAATCCGAAAAAATACCCAATTTAGAGGAAAACCGAAAGCGATGCATATTATGTATTGATGATGCGATCACTATCTGTACGGCAGTAGAAAGTATTTTGCGTAACCAAGGATACGAAGCAATTTCTCAGAGGGATCCCCTAGAAGCACTGAGTCTAATTTTTAAGCTTAAACCCGATCTAATTTTGTGTGATATTACTATGCCAGATTTAGACGGGTATGAAATTTGTGCTATGTTGCGCCATTCTCAAGCATTTCGGCAAGTTCCAATCATTATGCTTACCGCTAAAGAAGGATTTTTTGACCGAGTCAAAGCAAAAATGGTGGGAGCAACCGATTATTTAACAAAGCCATTTGGGAATAATGAATTGGTTATCTTAGTGGAGAAATATTTGTTACCCTTTTGTATTAAAAGTAACAAAAGAGATACACCACTTGTTGATTCAGTAAAAGATAGAGTAAAAATATTATCACAGAATTAG
- a CDS encoding response regulator, with translation MSTVLIVEDSIAQREMITDLLKASGLTVTHASDGLEALEAIQTAPPDLVVLDIVMPRMNGYEVCRRLKSDPKTQNVPVVMCSSKGEEFDRYWGMKQGADAYIAKPFQPTELVGTVKQLLRG, from the coding sequence ATGAGTACAGTTCTGATTGTGGAAGACAGTATTGCCCAAAGGGAGATGATCACAGACCTCCTGAAAGCAAGTGGCTTAACAGTAACCCATGCCAGCGACGGATTAGAAGCGTTGGAAGCAATTCAAACTGCTCCGCCCGATTTAGTGGTATTGGATATCGTTATGCCTCGAATGAATGGCTATGAAGTATGCCGTCGATTAAAATCCGATCCTAAAACCCAAAATGTTCCCGTGGTGATGTGTTCTTCTAAAGGCGAAGAATTTGATCGCTATTGGGGGATGAAGCAAGGTGCGGATGCCTACATAGCCAAACCATTCCAACCAACAGAATTGGTGGGAACAGTCAAACAACTGCTGCGAGGATAA
- a CDS encoding chemotaxis protein CheW: protein MMSKPDFLGGSGQDHFRPELQVESPEGELHLRFFIPSHQEFALLATGIREVIELSPDKITPIPNASPLLLGTLNLRGRVIWVADLGQFLGGTTALNTDRAEIPVIAIEEQDTIVGLAVEEIGGMHWLDVQHLMAPTNVPDTMAPFLRGEWLLDAHKKQFLRLLDQTAILRSARWAG from the coding sequence ATGATGAGCAAGCCGGACTTTTTAGGGGGCAGTGGACAAGATCACTTTCGTCCTGAATTACAAGTAGAAAGTCCTGAAGGTGAATTACACCTGCGGTTTTTCATTCCTTCGCATCAGGAGTTTGCACTATTAGCTACAGGTATTCGTGAGGTAATTGAACTCAGTCCTGACAAAATTACTCCAATTCCTAATGCTTCTCCTTTACTTTTGGGTACTCTAAATTTACGAGGTCGAGTAATTTGGGTAGCTGATTTGGGTCAATTTCTGGGAGGAACAACAGCATTAAACACCGATCGCGCAGAGATTCCGGTGATAGCGATTGAAGAGCAAGACACAATTGTGGGCTTGGCAGTAGAAGAAATTGGCGGTATGCACTGGCTTGATGTGCAGCATTTGATGGCACCAACGAATGTGCCGGATACGATGGCTCCTTTTTTGCGGGGAGAGTGGTTATTAGATGCTCACAAAAAACAGTTTTTGCGACTGTTAGATCAAACGGCAATTTTACGAAGTGCGCGCTGGGCGGGATGA